A segment of the Chaetodon trifascialis isolate fChaTrf1 chromosome 2, fChaTrf1.hap1, whole genome shotgun sequence genome:
AgttatagatagatagatagatagatagatagatagatagatagatagatagatagatagatagatagatagatggcaGCAGGAATGAATGATCTCCTGAACCTCTAAGTTTGACAGCGCAGGGAGAGGAGCctgttgctgtggctgcttctcTGAGCTTCCAGTCTCTCAGCTGTAAATCCCTTGTAACGTTTGTTTAGAAAAGTGCCATAGAAATCGGGTTTATCATCCCCTCACCTTTTGTTCTTCCACGtcgtcctctgtgtcctctccctctgtctgggACTTCCTTTTGGAAGGCACAGCTGAACTATCAAGTGATGacctgcaaaacacaaacatctgcagtATGTCCCCAGATTCACTGTCTCACTAAAGcacaaaaatcaacattttggcactgacaaagacaaaaactggtGAGTAAAATGGACAAACGGGGGAGCTGTTGAATTGAAAAGAGTCAGAGAATTTAATATGCTCACTATGTGCACAAATACTGGGAGCGAATGGCACAAAGAACCGCTTGGCAAGTCAAACAGTTTTGTTTTCGTCAGGCCACAGAAGTCTGAGTGTTTGTGCAGACACTGAGCGTATCAAAATCTCTcgtttttctgctttcagctACACACTCCTgccttcttcctgtttttagTGACCTGTGGTTTATTTCTGGGGGATCAAATAATGTCTTACCTGCATGTTTCTCTCGTCTCCTCTATCTCTTTCAGTTCATCCTTACTGTTAAGGACAGCTCCAATACTGTCTGCGCTTTCAGCTCCCAACTGTGCTTAACACGAAAAAGAGAAGGTAAGTGTACAGTTACATATTATTCTAGTATTGTCTCCTTTATGATACAATGCATACCCTGTGTAGTTATTTAATTCATTCCATACAGTGTGTGCGTTGTCTGTATTCCGTGCTATTGTTATGTAACTCGCAACTACATCTTTTACATTTATTGtgaatttatttacatttgttttaacTATATTCCGTCATATAGCTTCAACATGACCATGTCGTTTGTATACATTTGCAGCGAAGTTATTTGCGACCAGTGAATGTGACGGGGATTTATCAGCCATGGTGTATTTATCCGACTGTCCTGTTCACCATGCagtcaaaaatacattttttaacgCATCACTAACATTTGGGTACAGACACAAATCAGCCAAGTGGTTAAACCAACTGCTGGCTAACAACAACATGCAGCTCACAGTCAACTTGCCTGTTGAGCTAAAAGCTGCCGCCTAAGTTTTTGTCGCTCCCGAATCTCCTGGAGTCGACTGTTCATTTCCTCCCGTGTAATGTGTCCCAACTGACTATTAAATAGCCGTAGTTGTTGTTACATCCAAACCCTATATAAATGTGATTTACTAGCTCAGTAGCCAACAATCGGCTAACGTGGAATAGCCGCTAAAAAATCACAATGGGTGTACTCGTTATGCACGTCGGGGCGCTCGGTTTGACATTGGATCCAGAGTTTGATGTGGGTGGAGTTAGTCATTATAATAAAGTGTCAAAGACATCCGGTTGCGGCTGCTTAATGGTTACTGTCTTATTCGTGTATATTGACGCGGTTTTTGTATCCGCGATGGTCTTGGCAGCTGGTTGCAGCAGGTCAAGCGGCGAACTAAGCGGTTTATCAAGTGCAATCTCCGCCTATTGGGACAGGCTTCGGCGTACGCCGGTTTCATGAAGAATCGAGACTTTGGGATTGAGTGGACGCAGCTTGATGACGTCACCAGTCAGAGCGCTTTCTTTCTCCAATGGCAAGAGCCGCTCTGTAGTCCATCTGACtcactctgttctctctctgtctctctccctgtcacacacacgcgcacaaatTGAGACTGAAAATCATCTCTCATAAAATGTTTTAGtctgtcatcacacacaaacatcgggagtgagagagacacggaGAGAGCATGTTTAATCATCCCCCAGTGCTCTGCGTcaaactgcagcctctcagTCATGCCTCACCGATGTGGCTCCAAAGCAAGATCCTGCTCAGATTTTCCCTCTTGAAAGCCAATAGTAAACGCTTTAAAAATgacgaaaaaaaaagaaaaaaaagtgatttataaataaacacaatggtTGAGGACAGTGTACGTTATTTTTGAAGGTAGATGAGCATCAAAACTCATATACCTAAACAAAACTGACTTAAACCTAATTAGATGAATGCAATCAAATACTACCGGTTGTTTCTGGCCACATTTCAAAGTTTTGGGGCCCTTAGTGGATTATCATATACTGGAATAATAATGTACTTTTACAGTAATTATCATATCATACGTATGTGTTCCTCCCTGGTCCGTTTAAATTTGCTCCAGATGCCATAAAATATTGTGACTCTACATATTGAATGATGTAAAACTACAACATAGATTTAAATGGTATAAAATCGCAATatgggggaagggggggggggggggggggattagaAGTATAAATTTTCGTTGGGGGGGCTGTTTGCCCATTAGCCCACGTAAATAGGAGTTTCATTGATCCGTGTCGTTTTGCCTTCCTCGGTTCTCACTCTGGTCCCACGGCTGGCCGATGAGCCTGACTGAAACGCGTCTCCTCGGCTGATGAGAGACGCTGCTGATGATAGAAGCCACCGTCCTCAGCGTCACGCAGTCAGAGACCTACCATGAATTGGGCTTTTCTCACTCTCGCAGCGGCACTTTTGGCTGCGAATAGCGGCTTCTGTTATTCCAGCAGCGTCCCTTCATTCATCCTGCCGTTCACTGAGTGCGTCCAGAGCCGCGGAAAAGAGGGTTTCTACCGGGGAGCGATAGACGTCACCGAGTCCGGCACCCGCTGCATGAACTGGACCGAAGTGGCCGGCTTCAAGGAGCGCTACCCGGGCAAAGGAATAGGAGAGCACAATCACTGCCGCAACCCGGACGGCAGGATCCGACCCTGGTGCTTTTTCAGGAACCTCAGGGGAAGAGTGGACTGGGGGTACTGCGACTGTAAACAAGGTAGACACGCAGGCCTTTAACCAAACAACAGCACTGTATTTTGGAGGGATCCATGATGTAAAATCTGCAGAAATATCACGAACAGTGTGAACTAGACACCTAGGAGctgaaaaccacaaataaaGTGAATGATAATTTAACAGACAATGCAGACTGCTACAGATACTGTAAGTCCATGTTAACTAACATGTTAGGCTTGATTTTTATGTGggctgatgaagagcagagaaatgcagtgcagtgattTTTACAGTGGTGTGTAACTGTGTTAATAGTTTTCTAGCTCAAGTTGTGTTCAGCTCAGAAAGCCCACTGTCATTAGACAAGACACACCTTCAGTATCCCAGGTGTGACTATAGTGAATGCAGCTGGCAAGTCTAAGCACATTTGTGCTGTAATGAATGCACAGGTATTTGCTTAATATGGTGTGTTTAGCAATGGTACAGTCTCAGGGATCACCAGTGGAAGAGGGTGAAGTGTGAGTAGGCTTAATAAAATCCCACGTTAAGAAAGTTCAACATGTGGAACATCATATTATCAATACCTATCGAACACCCAGGCTCAAACTACTGCTGAGATGAACAGTGAGGACAAAGAGGGCCCTTCATCTCTGGACTGATGAAAGGTGGAGAagtaagagagagacagaggtgaaaGGAATAGAGTGTGTGATTTCTAGCTGGCACGAGACACGCAGACTGTGGTATTTTTAGTCTTGGAGAGTGTTGGCATTGCATTGGGTAAATTATCTTCCTGTAATTGAGACAAGGAATTTACATACATTGATTGAAGATGTTTGAACCTTCAGGAGGGGTCGCCAAAATTTGGGGTCTTCTGAGTTTGTGACCtttggcagaaaacacacactggatgtTCTCTCTTATTTAAGCTCAGCTATGGCAGTGAGAGGCAGGCACTCACCTGtccatactgtatgtgtgtgggagtgtgcaCCCTTACATCTTACATACAGATCTATCAAATGCAAAGCAATCaggttcaacacacacacacacacacacacacacacacacacacacacacacacacacacacacacacacacacacacacacactcttcaggAAACATCTGTGAAGCATTTGACAGTAAATCCTTTTAGGATGCACCAATAAGTATTTTAACCAGAAATAGAATGCGTTGTATTGGCAGTGAGGTAAAGGGAAACCTCTTTTATTCTTGggggtgaagaaaaaaaatataccaTGTGGAACACTAAATTCTCTGtgacaataaaaaagacaacCCAAGGAGCATAGTCAAATAGTCATACTGTCTCATACTTGAGGTACTATTTCTAACAAcactattttttctttttatagtCTAGTTGTGATGGgataacacacaaaacattctGTCAGGAACTGCAGTAAAATGAGAACTCTGTCTACATCAGCTGTTTCTTGATGTAGACAGATTCACTGCCTCATTTATAAGACAGTCATACGTTTGTTTATGTGCTCTCCTGCCATTGTTTGAAGATCAAATACAGccttccctcctccatcttctttttACACTCGGATTGAGCTGCGCTCAccctgctgccttttctctgtttcttaaCGCCCTACTTGTTTATACATTTTGACATGGTGTTGCACATATTTTATctcttttgtgtcatttttcatcCCCCATGTGCTGTATTATTATACATCTGCATTTCTCCAACCTTTTGTATCATCCCAGGCTCTGTGCGTCTGCAAGGAGGCCGCTCCAAGCTAGATGGCAGGGTGGAGGTCTATCTGGGAGGCGTGTGGGGGTCCGTCTGTAGCGACGATTGGGGGGACGAAGACGCTGCAGTGGTTTGCAGACAGCTGGGCAAGGGGTGAGAGagcacacgtgcgcacacacatgcgctcaGACATGCACTGtttgctgctctctgcctgcctctcccgctcacatacatacacatttgGACACAGGTGCAAGTATAATCACCATCTGCAATGTAGATTCACAATGGGAAGCTGCTTTCAGAGGTCTGACATATGGCAAGAGTGTGATGGAAATTTGGAGGGAATGTTAGAGAATTTCACAACGTTTCAGACTCACATATGCACGCACTCTCGCCACAGTCTTTGTACTTTTCTTGTGACCCTTGCATTCCAACCCCCCTATTCCCCAGAGGTATTTAAATACCTCAAGCGCTCAGCTATTTACCTTGTTACCaactctctctttgtttctctctcacacatgcagacacacacacacaagtgtgacTTTTTCTTATGGTCTCGAATTATGAGATGATTTCATGCTCCAAGAGCCACTGATTTTCTTGAGGGAGCCTGTGGTCAGATCATACATATCAACAGTGTTCATAAGCTGGGGTGTAGTCAGCTGAGAAAGTGTCTGATTTCCCTGGAGAACAGAGACGTTCTGTGCACTCACTACATATGTTGACAGTAACACCAGCGCTGGCATGCTCGCTGACATGAACACTTGCCCGTGTGTGCATATTCACACAGGACTCAATGAAAGTCCGCAGCGGAAAGGAAGGAGGGCAAATGTCAGCCATATGTCAGCTGGAATCGTTGGTGATGACTTTCACATGGCCGATTATTGAAAGCTGTTGGGTGTAAAACTGCTGACCGTATTGGCCTTTGAATGGCAGATCATGAACGTGCGCATGGCTCAAGGCTACTGCTACCAGCCAAAACTGGCCCACATAATAAAAAGGTGCCGAGCAACTCTAATTGGTTTGCATTTCTCTTAAAAAGTGTTTCAAAAATCTCATGAGACTGGGTTAGCTGTTTGATGTCAGCTGTGGGTTTTGGGTTAGCTGTTTGATGTCAGCTGTGGGTTttcaaaaaacatatttcaaattCGTGAAAGTCACTTTTTGGCTTATTGATCCCCCACCAGGATCGCAGGTCATGCACGTGCAGTTTCCCTGTTTCGTCCGGGCACGGCCAAGCTCCATTGGAGGGCGGTCCATTGCCAGGGAGATGAGCCAGACCTGCTCCAGTGTCCCAAGACTACCTGGAACGGAGGGGAGTGTTCCCTGGCTGCAGCCATCACCTGCACGCAGCAGCAAGGTAGGCACTCCTCATGGGGAATTACAGGTCTGTGATGGATGAATATAATGAGATTTGATGACTCTACAAAGCCTCTATAATTCTGCAGCCCCTATTCAGTTTTCGAATTGTCTTCAGTATatactttaaaatgaaaaaaaaaaacaaaccctgcaTTTTGTGTCAGCCTGTTCAGACTCTTAAAGTAGACCATGTGTGAATGTGGGTATTTCTGCTTGTGTGTACTTCAGCAGTAGTGGCGCTCCCTGTACGGCTGGTCGGAGGCCGATCGGTTTCAGAGGGCACAGTTGAGGTCTTCCATGCAGGACAGTGGGGTTCCATATGTGACGACCAATGGGACGACAGTGATGCAGAGGTGGTGTGTCGACAACTGGGGCTGAGGTGAAGGGGCGCCCACAcgcacccacacgcacacagatatTTATAGCCAGTTTATATTCACATTAATTCCAGCCAACAATCAGCATAAAGGAAATACATTGTGAGTCTGAGAAAGCGAGGAAAAAGTGTGGCAGAGGGATTGAGTAGGAAGCTGAGATGAGTTAATGTGGGTGTCCAGtcgtctgtctctccctctgtctccaaaAGTATGAGAAGTATTCTTTCCATTCGGACACACAGAGCGAGGAGCGAGCAGTAAAGAACATCTGGGGGTCAGATAATGAATCAGGCTCATTGTTCCTGCATGAATTCTAGTACCACAGAGATATGCATATTTAGCAAAAGTACACTCTGCGCAAATGTTCCTGTGTGCATTTCTTGTGTATGCCACTGCGGTGTTAGTGTTAATGTATGCACAGATGTGCTTGGCAAGCAATTTCTCCAAGATTGATTTGAATTGCAATAGGTTTATATCATTCAGTTTCCAGATTACACAAATGCAGCATGCTGTACCTGGTATTTTGTAAGTCATGGCCAGTCACTACATCTGTTTTTAATTACAACGGATTTACTGCAAAGCAGACTCTCTATTCTTCTGTGCCGTCTCTTTTCTTTGTAGTGGTGTGGCCAGGGCTTGGGGCCAGGCACATTTTGGCAAGGGTTCAAACCGTGTGTGGCTGGACGAGGTGCGCTGCACAGGCAATGAGCTCACTCTGGAGCAGTGTCCAAAAAGTGCCTGGGGGGAACACAACTGTTTGCACTCTGAGGATGCAGGAGTGTCCTGCAACCCTCTTACAGGTAGAACAACACCTGCCTCAGCATTAGCGATCCATAATATTTACAGTCATTCCAGCAAATCCCACTTTATCGTGGCATGGGTTTGCATGTGCCAGTGGCTCCTGAAGCTTTGTTGCTGGAGACAATAAACCTTTGTTCACTTTGTCCAGCACAGGTGTGATTgataacattaataatggctgCATTCCCTTTATTCAATTTTCTGGTGCTAGGACTGGGGCACTGTGCACACTGGGTTAGTGGAATGCCTATATTGAATAGAGCAATCATTAATGTACTTAGTCAcaccacagtcacacagtctaAAGGATCATACTGCTGATCCCTTAGAATGCGTTATAGCCACACCACAAAGTCAATATGTTTTCTCtgaaaaatgatggaaaattgGTTTTGGGGGAAAAAGCATTGAAGACTCTCATTGGAAGGATGCAAGGCAAAAATGCTACCTTCTCTACATTAGCTCCTTCCTTTAGCTAGCTGGGCTTTTTGGAGAGCAGATGGTAACCAGGCCTGGAAATATGGAGGCTGACTATTGCTCATCCTTAAACAGCAAACAATGTGGGAAAGGTTCTGTGTGGTTTCAccacacacaaagaggagagaaaaattCTGGCATGCTGCCAGGTGACCAAAGTGTGAAGGCAGAAGTCTTAAGGACTGAATCCTGGCTGCAGACACTGGCTATTCAGCCCAAACAGGATCTCGCacagcatttttgttttaaccGCAGCCAGAAATTAGagcattttcagtgtgttttctgagtAGTTGCAACGTAATTTGCAGAATTTCTGTTGCTATATTGTGATCATTAACAATAGTTTGAAATGTGCAAGACCATGAGAAAATATCTACATTCTTATTTGACGGGGCATTGCcgaactgtctgtctgtctcggTTTCTCTGGCTGTCCAGATGGTACTGTCAGGTTAGCTGGAGGTGCAGTCGGTCATGAAGGACGTTTAGAAGTCTTCTACCATGGCCAGTGGGGGACAGTGTGTGATGACGGCTGGACAGACTCGAACACACTAGTGGTGTGTCGACAGCTTGGTTACAGGTAATGTGAAGCATTCAAGGCCCCGGacaggcacatgcacatgcacttattaataattaagaaaaatgtgtgtgtgtgtgtgtgtgtgtgtgtgtgcgtgcgcatgtcTACCTTGCAGATCAGGGTCAACTCTCCTCTCTGAAGGACTAGACATCACTGCAGTCCCACGCTTCGGGGTGGGGTCGGGTCCCATTCTTTTGGATGATGTGAGCTGCACAGGGAAAGAGCCCAGCCTGTTGCTGTGCAACAGGAGGGAGTGGCTCCGTCATGACTGCACACACCATGAAGATGTTAGCATCGCATGCAGCCCTGAACGCAACGGAGAGAGTCTTCCAACTAGTAAGGCAGAATCTTATCTTACTGTAAGACACACTTAAAAGGTTACAGACGGCATAGAAACCACGAATGTGTGAGAGAGGCTCAGCGTAACCTTTGAAATGCTGGTTATGCATGTGGTTCGACACTGATCTCTGTATGATGTCTGTGCATGAGGAGATGGACACTTTTTGTAGACTTTACAAGACGAAGAGCAATTACCATTGTGTTGCTTGAAACCGTAGGATAGTTTGTAATGACAAGACACCTGGAAATGTGCTGTCCGTGTGGGGGTGTTTGAGGTCAGAGGTGGGAGGTTTGCAAGTTAGCGAGTGCATGTGTGGGCAAGCTTTAAACTTTTCTAGCCAGTGTTTTCGGAAAATTGGTTGTGATGCAGGTATTTGCCTTCGTAAATGGTCATGgtctttctctgttgtttttgatTAGTTCCCACTGCTTAATACAAATCTCACAGCCCCTTTGAATTATTGACTTGCATTTGTATTTTACTCACCTTTCTAAATCATGCTGACTACTGGCCTTTTATGGCTGAATTCCTCCTGAACTCCTATTGTGGTTCCTTTTTAGTGGTTCCTAGGTGGAGACTAAAACTATCAGGATTTGCCATCAGGGCCCCTCAACTCTGGAACGACTAACCAGATGAGCTAAGTCTTGGGGGTTTTTAAAATCTTGTTAAAAATCCCTTTTTTAGCGATATATTATTCTAGAACCACTCTCACTGGAGTTACTCCTGCACTTTAATTGCTGTTCATACTTCATATTTTCTTGCCCTTTGCCTGACACTATCTGTATAGTTCTTtgtaataataagaataaggaTGAATATTAAGATGGGCAATAAGACACACTGATGTCACTATCAGTAATAATATCTTAAAATAAGGGCTGTAGGAGCCAAAGAGCACACATACTTAATAGGCAGTGAAGGACAGGAAACCAAAGGATGAACGTGTCTGTGACATTTCCTCTCACTTCGTAAACCCAGGTAATGGAAGTGTAAGCTGATCTGAAATCTGTTTCTAAGATCTCTGCCAAATTCGACCTTCAGCCAATTGGATCTCATCTTACTCAGAAGAGGAAAACCAACATTACCCTAGTGACAGAGAGGGGATGATGTCAGTCATGCTAACTCTAATAGGCACAGCTGTTAGCTGGCTTGTCCTGCCTTAATGGCTTGTAAAGCCATCATACTTAAATGAACCCACTGGAAACCTTTATCAAAAGTAAGGTTTCACTCATGCCATGATTCTTCAGTGCAGAATCCAGCTACCAGGCACCAGTGGACTGATGTGTTGCTAAACCATCACATAACACACAATCAGCATAACTTCTCACCTCTTTATAAGACGAGGCAGAAGGATTCAGTTGTGCCACGACTTGCTGAAAACGGGAGGAAAGGTTGAATGGTAGCCCCATTAATCAAGCTTATGTCTATAGCCTCCAGACACCAATAAAGATGTGTAAGGACTGAGCTGGATGGAACCAGTAGAGGTTCAGATTTCACCTCATACTGTGTATAACTGTTCAATTCTCTGCCATCTGTCCTGATGTTGACTGCAACAGATATGAGTCTGGTGAATGTCACATAAAGGATACATCATGGTTTTTATGTCATAAGTGATGATAAGTGGGGTTTAGGTAGATTATGCTGTTTGGCAAGAGGCTGAGGCACAATCTCACCTCACACACCCACTAAAGAATTATGTCATTACGACatagcatttgtgtgtgtgtgtgtttgtttgcgtgcatgtgactgagtgtttatgtgtgtgtgtaaatcccTCCTTCCCCCTCAACATGCCACAGGCCGATTggtttatgttgtttttggagaaggagaaaaggcAGATAAGCCAGGCTGTGCTTtgatctctccctctttcactctctctggtGAGAAGCCATCACATCAGGGCtgtgtcacagagcagcagtgtagtgtgcgtgtgtgtagttGTTTACCAACAGAGTGAGGACATATCtgcaaagtgaggacattttggctgtTCTTAACTTCAAAAGGCTGTTTGAAGGTTAAGACTTGGTTTTTAGGTTTCGGGTTAGGCGTTTAGATGTGACGGTTAAGATTGGGGAAGGGGGCtatggaaaacataaataaatgaataaataaataaataaatttatttatttgatcatttgctaattGTTTTtcacatatactcaattgaaagcagtacaaagaaaatatatatgtaatgttttacctcatcagctttattgatttttataaatatctgcttatactgaatgtgatgcagcaacatgtttcaaacaagttgggacaggagcaactgagaaagaggaggaatgctccaaaaacacctgtttggaacattccacaggtaaacaggttcattggtcattttgtgtgtgtgtgtgtgtgtgtgtgtgtgtgtgtgtgtgtgtgtgtgtgtgtgtgtgtgtgtgtgtgtgtgttgaggcagggaaaaaaacactgtatttctAAGCGAGAAGGTACAGATGAGCATTTCCTCAATAGCCACCACCAGCTAAGAGGTAAACATTCCCACAATTAACTCCCCCTGTCTCAACCTCCCCTTCCTACAATTCTtactgacacacatgcatgcgcacaaatgcacacagacacacaatatTTGAACACTGCTTGTCATTTAACTCATTACAGTCACAGGGTACGATTGCAGGATTAACTGACAGCTGCTTTCAGAATTTACTATTTACAAAATGATGATGTAACTGTATatgatgtacacacacacatatatgtgtgtgtgtgtgtgtgtgtgtatatatatatatatatatatatatatagcttaAAAATATGTGACACTTGGCAGGAGTGTGAACCAGATGGTACTTTTTCCCACATGGAAAAGACATTGGCATTCACTTGATTGAgattagtttgtgtgtgtgtgtgtgtgtgtgtgtgtgtgtgtgtgtgtgtgtgtgtgtgtgtgtgtgtgtgtgtgtgcgtgtgtgtgtgtgcatgcgtgcacatTTGAGCATCTGTGTGCAGACAAATGATGATGGAACGTTTGAACTGAAAACCCAGACTGATTTGATTAACAGTGGGATTGAAAACTATTAGAAAGAGAACGAACAGGAGAGGGAGCATGTGAAAAACGCAGATCcaatgaaaacagatgaatgtCTCATAGTGAAGAGAATTTTCCCCCTCTGGACACGCAAGTGGTTGCATGTATGAAAACAGACAGGTGTTCATGCGGTATCCTTTGTAGGGGACATGAGCGCACATGCCCCATTCACAAGACATGTTAGCCTGGAGGATCCGGTTTGCccagtaatgtgtgtgtgtaagcgttTAGATTAACTTCAGCCAGCAATGGTGTCTGTTTAGTTGATctaaatagtgtgtgtgtgtgtgtgtgtgtgtgtgtgtgtgtgtgtgtgtgtgtgtgtgtgtttgtgtctgtgtgttcttcAGGTGTGCCAATAAGACTTGTCGGAGGAGAGAGCCCAAGGGAGGGCCGGGTGGAGCTCTATCTGTCTGGACAATGGGGGACTGTGTGTGATGACGGATGGACTGATCGCGACGCTGAGGTGGTGTGCAGACAGCTGGGATACaggtatgtgtgcatgtgcatgtgggtTGGAGTGGCCTCTCTGATAGCCTTGTGTCTGTGGGTAACATGATAAAACCTACAATGAGTACATTGATGTGGATGGAGCATGAGCAGGAAGAATGTTTTGCTTGCCATGCGGGCAGACAAAGCTGTTGGAACAATTTATTTTTGgaacaattattttcatgatcagTTAAATGTTGATTATCTCTCGGTTAATTTGAAGTtctgaaaaatgcccatcaaTTCCCCAGAGACCCGGATGCATATTTAAATTTCTCACTTCCAATAAAATGCTTAGAAAACCTGCAAATATTCACTTTTGAGGAAATGGAACATTTAGGGAATTTTTGCTTGCAATGAAAAGATAATTATCATAGTTGACTGTTCACTGTCAATTGActttgattaatcaactaattgtttcagatCTAGTGTATTTACACTGTTTCAATATTTAGATATTAATTGGCTATTTTGATACCAGATTGATATTCAATCTGTGGCTTAGTGTACAATGAATATATACAGTCCAAGTCCAAATCCAAGTGTATGACAGCAACAACACTCTTTCTCatcccttcctcttttccttttcaacatgcttttcattttcagtcatggTCAGGATGTTGAATAGGGGTAAAATATAGGAGAAAAGCTCAGTTGTGAGCTGTGGCACTGCAATGTGATCGCTCTATACATTACACTCAGTTAAGTGATTCCAGACTGGCTGCTCTGTTCGCAAAATCAATCACCACTTCT
Coding sequences within it:
- the prss12 gene encoding neurotrypsin; the protein is MNWAFLTLAAALLAANSGFCYSSSVPSFILPFTECVQSRGKEGFYRGAIDVTESGTRCMNWTEVAGFKERYPGKGIGEHNHCRNPDGRIRPWCFFRNLRGRVDWGYCDCKQGSVRLQGGRSKLDGRVEVYLGGVWGSVCSDDWGDEDAAVVCRQLGKGIAGHARAVSLFRPGTAKLHWRAVHCQGDEPDLLQCPKTTWNGGECSLAAAITCTQQQAVVALPVRLVGGRSVSEGTVEVFHAGQWGSICDDQWDDSDAEVVCRQLGLSGVARAWGQAHFGKGSNRVWLDEVRCTGNELTLEQCPKSAWGEHNCLHSEDAGVSCNPLTDGTVRLAGGAVGHEGRLEVFYHGQWGTVCDDGWTDSNTLVVCRQLGYRSGSTLLSEGLDITAVPRFGVGSGPILLDDVSCTGKEPSLLLCNRREWLRHDCTHHEDVSIACSPERNGESLPTSVPIRLVGGESPREGRVELYLSGQWGTVCDDGWTDRDAEVVCRQLGYSGVAKARVMAYFGEGTGPIHVDNVKCSGEERSLADCIKQAPGTHNCRHSEDAGVICDYGESQPTYKEVKDPVNSICGLRLKHTRQRRIIGGENSLRGGWPWQAAVRLRGSRGDGRLVCGATLIDTCWVLTSAHCFKRYGNSTKLYKVRVGDYHSLVPEEYEEEYAVDQIVLHPSYHSHSNDYDLALVRLSPGAMGQMPGECVSFSRHVLPACLPMKKERVLKQARNCHITGWGDTGRSYSKTLQQAPISLLPRRHCQEHFHGAFTSRMLCAGSIQPERRVDSCRGDSGGPLVCERPGGGWVVYGVTSWGHACRTQQSPGVYTKVSAFSSWIRKVIGRDDRKEIRR